The sequence below is a genomic window from Nitrospira sp..
GTTCCGCGTGTTTTGTTCAAGGTGCGCATCAGTCCGAACAACCCTTCCCCGCTCTGGCTATCAAGATTGCCGGTTGGTTCGTCGGCCAAGACGAGGTCCGGATTCTGTATTAACGCACGGGCCATGGCGACTCGCTGTTGTTCACCCCCGGAGAGCTCGCCGGGCTTGTGATGGAGGCGATGCCCTAATCCGACTTCCGTGAGAAGTGCTGTGGCGTCGGCCTGAACCGAGGTAGGCTCTCGACGTTGGACGAGCGCCGGCATGCAGGCGTTTTCCAGCGCCGTGAACTCGGCAAGCAAGTGATGAAACTGAAACACGAACCCGATCCGTCGATTGCGGAACTCCGCCTGCTGAGTGTCCGTCATGCGGAATAGGTCCTGCCCATCGAACGTGACGGTCCCGCTGGTGGGTTTATCAAGGGTCCCAATAATATGAAGCAGGGTGCTTTTGCCGGCGCCCGATGCCCCCACGATGGCCACCAACTCGCCGCGCTGAATCTCAAGATTGATCC
It includes:
- a CDS encoding ABC transporter ATP-binding protein, which translates into the protein MIKAINLHKSFSMGSSELPVIKGINLEIQRGELVAIVGASGAGKSTLLHIIGTLDKPTSGTVTFDGQDLFRMTDTQQAEFRNRRIGFVFQFHHLLAEFTALENACMPALVQRREPTSVQADATALLTEVGLGHRLHHKPGELSGGEQQRVAMARALIQNPDLVLADEPTGNLDSQSGEGLFGLMRTLNKTRGTTFVIVTHNDKLSAQSDRIIHMQDGQIA